AAGAAGGGGATCGAAACTGTCCACAACTTGAAGCTCGATTCGGCCACGATGGCGAAACTCAAGAAAGCGCCCACGCTCACCAAACAGAGTCTCACGCTTGAACAAACCCTCGCGTTGGTTCTGGATGAATACATCGACAGACACGACCCGCTCGAGAAAGCGAAGCGCCGTCAAAAACGGAAAGACACTGGATATCCAGTGCGGAAAACTCAGTCGAAAGACGGAAATATTTTGCCAACGGCGAAACCTCCCGCATCCGGCACCATCACGAAAACTCAGGTCGTACGGTCCGTCACGCGCCGACCCCTTCCAGCCCAGATCAAACACTTCGTGATCCAGCGGGACCAAAACCGCTGCACGTATGAGATCCGGCCCGGCCTTCGCTGCGCCCATACGAAAAATCTGGAAATTCATCACCGTACGCCCCTCCAGAACGGAGGAACCGACAACCCGGAAAATCTGGGCCTGCTGTGCTCGGCTCACCATCAAATGGCGCACCGGCACTGAACACGTCCCGCCGCCCTAGGTCTTCGCGAAAAACGGAAAATACAAATCCTCTTCGGGACTCATGCGCAAGGGCGAGTCGTCCTCGCCGTCGATAAACTCCGCGTCCACGCCTTCGATGGTGACGAGCGGTCGCCGCTCGCCGCCTTCGCCCATGACCAAAACCGCCGCCGCGGCCAGCGCGTCCGCGATATCTTGGTGGGTGAACTTCAGTTCGCGGCCGAAGACGTCCTTTTCACCGATGCAGTCGCGTGTCCCACGGAAACCCGCGTGCGCGAGCGAGATCCCCACGACGCCGCGACGAAGCGGGATCGTATGCGAATCGGTCAGCAGAATGCCGAAGTTCTTCAGTCCGTAGTGCGTGCAGAGTTCCGCGCGCAAACGTCGCGCGCTCGCCCACGGATCTTCGGGATACAAAATGTAGTCGCCCGTCGGGCTGTTGGATTCATCGATGCCCGCCGAGATCATCATGAGTCCGTGCTTCAACGTGAGCGTGCAGTTGTGCGCGAGCTCG
The Pseudobdellovibrionaceae bacterium DNA segment above includes these coding regions:
- a CDS encoding HNH endonuclease, whose translation is MTEKSSLFQYCVHELKLSEAVTSAFITVSRKAAVIPPLMEALETQALTVSKAAKITSALDIQHVEETNDVIEFASQHSTAETEKWLREKKGIETVHNLKLDSATMAKLKKAPTLTKQSLTLEQTLALVLDEYIDRHDPLEKAKRRQKRKDTGYPVRKTQSKDGNILPTAKPPASGTITKTQVVRSVTRRPLPAQIKHFVIQRDQNRCTYEIRPGLRCAHTKNLEIHHRTPLQNGGTDNPENLGLLCSAHHQMAHRH
- a CDS encoding coenzyme F420-0:L-glutamate ligase; amino-acid sequence: MGRLSLIPRQTKIFQPGDSVAAFIIDALAAEPPRDGQILAVTTKIVSLGENRLVARDSIEKKALIEREADRILAELAHNCTLTLKHGLMMISAGIDESNSPTGDYILYPEDPWASARRLRAELCTHYGLKNFGILLTDSHTIPLRRGVVGISLAHAGFRGTRDCIGEKDVFGRELKFTHQDIADALAAAAVLVMGEGGERRPLVTIEGVDAEFIDGEDDSPLRMSPEEDLYFPFFAKT